GCCTCTACTGGAACAACCACCGCCACATGATCAAGCTGGCCACTGATGTGAGCGGTGGAATCCTCTGGGCCGCAGTTCCAAGGAGCGCATCTCACCTTTCATCTACGCGGCGGGCTGCGCCCTGACCTTCCTCTCACCCTTGCTGGGGCTGGCCGCGTATGCGGCTGTGGCGGCCAGCTGGCTCGTCCCGGACCGGCGGCTGGAGCGGGCCCTGCCGGATGCCTCAGGATTGGACCCGTCCGACACGGGAACAGCTCACGTGTCGGGCCTCGCGAGCCGTAAGCTGGGCGAGTGGAATTTTCTCTGTGGCTCGCCCTCGTCGGCGCGGGCGCCATGATCAGCCTGACCCCTGGCGCTGGCGCCATCAATACGATGTCCAACGCACTCACTTCCGGTTTCAGGCGTTCCTTCTGGGGCATCCTGGGCCAGCAGCTGGCGCTGGTCATCCATGTCATCATCGTTGCGGCCGGGGTGGGCATCCTGGTCTCCAGCTCACCGTTCTTGTTCCACTTGATCCGCTACGCCGGCGCCGCCTACCTGGTGTATTTGGGCATCCGGAAGCTGCTGGCCAAGGCCGAGAAGGCCGACGACGGAGACGCACCACCGGTGGTGGAGTCCGGTTTCTCGATGTTTCGGCGCGGGCTGTGGGTGAACCTGCTCAACCCCAAGGCCATCGTGTTCTTCCTGGCCTTCATGCCACAGTTCATCCGACCCAACGAGCCGTTGCTGCCGCAGTATGTGATCCTCACGGCCACCGTGGTGGTCATCGACATCATCGTGATGTGGTTCATCTTCGCGGCCGGCGCCAAGCAGCTCAAACACCTAACCACCAGCGAACGCGGCCAGCTCACCTTGAATCGGATCTTTGGCAGCTTGTTCGTCGGCGTGGGCGTCCTCTTGGCGGTGGTCTAATCACCAGGGAAGCAGCACAGAAAATGCCCTGCGAACCCTTGCCTACATGATTCGACTCGGCCGTTTGCGGGGAAAGATTCGCAGTCCGCTTGGACGGATATTCGTCGCGGCGTTCCTCATAGCTGCAAGCGTTGCCGCGTTCTGCATTGCCGTTGCCGGGTCCACCGCCGCTTAAGCCCTTCGAACCGTAGTGGCGAGCCATTCCCTCGGCCCGGCCTCGATAGACTGTTTCAATGAGTAATCCTTACCGGATCATCACCGTCTGCACCGGCAACATCTGCCGCTCCCCCATGGCCGAATTCATGCTGTCCGCAGCGGCAAAGGCGGCCGGTTTGGACATCGAGGTTGATTCGGCCGGGACTACGGCGTGGGAGCTCGGCAACCCGATGGACCCGCGCGCCGTACATGTCCTGGACCGGCATGGCATCCGCACCACGGCGCACTCGGCCCGCCAGTTTAAGCCCGTCTTCTTTGCCGAGCGCGATCTGATCCTGGCCCTGGACACCGACCACTTTGACTTCCTCCGGACCTTGGCGCCATCCCCGGAGGCCGCCGCCAAGGTGCGCATGCTCCGATCCTTTGACCCTGCCGCGTCCACCGCCAGCCCGCAGGAACAAGGCATCTACGATCCTTGGTACGGCGACGAACAAGACTTCCAGGCCAGCTGGGAACTCATTTCAGCCGCAATTCCCGGTGTCCTGGCCCATGCCACAGCCCACGGCACCCCCCGTGGCTGATCCCGGCCCCACCACGCACCCGGTGATCATCGCCATCGACGGCCGCTCCGGGGCCGGCAAAACCACGCTCGCCCTGGAGCTGGCAACCCTGCTGCGCCGCCACCGCACCGTTTCACTGTTCCACCTAGAGGACATCTACCCGGGCTGGGACGGGCTTGACGCCGGCGTGCAACGCTACGTTTCCACCGTTTTGGACCCCCTGCACCGGGACCTGCCCGCCGCGTGGACCGCCTGGGACTGGGAGTCCAACAAGGACGGCGCCGCCTGCACCACCCCCACGGCCGAGGTCGTGCTGGTGGAAGGGGTCGGCGCCTCTCATGCCAGCGCCCTGCCCTTTGTGGATGTCGTAATTTGGGTTCAGGCGCCCGTGCAGCAACGCAAGCAGCGGGCGCTTGAACGCGATGGCGAAACCTACGTGCCCTTTTGGGACCGTTGGGCCGCCCAGGAGGAGCTGCTCTTCGCAGGCTGGGACGCCGCCGCTGCCGCCGACATTGTGGTGGACGGCTGCGAGAGTGTGGCTGCCGCACCGGAAAGGGTGCTCTCGGCACTGACCGAACTGCCCGCACTGGAATCGCTGCTGGCCCCAGAACGGGCTCGGCGCCGCGGGCTGGAATTCTCCGCCGAACGCGTCGGCGCCTACCCACAGGGCCCCGAACTGTTCGCGGCCCTGTATGGGCGGTCGCCGGACGCCGTGTGGCTGGACAGCTCCATCGCCGACACCCTCGACGGGGCATCGCGCTCCTTCCCGCCGGGCCGTTCCCGGTTTTCCATCATGGCCGACGGCGCCGGCTCCTTTGGCCGGACCGCCAGCCATAAAGGTGGGCTGACCACGGTCCGGGCAGGTGCGGTCCTCTCGCGGATCCGCACCCCGTTCTTTCGGTGGCTGGAAACCGCGTGGGGCCGCAAGGCGGTGCGTGCCCCCGCACACTACCCGGCCGAGTTCACGCTCGGTTGGCTCGGTTACCTCGGCTACGAGCTCGCGGCTGAAACCGGCGGCGCCAACGAGCTCGCGGACACCGCCGGCCCCCCCACGGCAGCGCTGCTGTTCGCGGGGCGGGCGGTGGTTTTTGACCACCAGGAAAAGTGCCTGTTCCTGCTGACACTGACCGAGGCAGCCAACCAGGACACCCATGAAGAAGCAGCGTACTGGATTCAAGAGGTGCTTGACGCCCTCACCTCGCTGCCGCGCCTGTTGGCCCCTTCATTGCCGGCGGCGCCTATCTTCACCCTGCACGACACCGAGGCCCGCTACAAGGACATGATTGCAGCGTCCCTGCACCAGATCCACGAAGGGAATTCCTACGAAGTCTGCCTGACCACCCAATTGAGCGCGAAATCGGCGGCAACGGTGGATGCGTGGGAGAGCTACCGGGCGTTGCGCCATAAAAGCCCTGCCCCCTTTGCTGCATTCTTGCGCTTTGGCCCGCTCAGCGTGTGCAGCACCTCGCCCGAACGGTTCCTGCGCATCGATTCGGCCGGCCGGATGCGTGCCGAACCCATCAAGGGCACCCGGCGCCGCGACGCCGACCCGGCCGTTGA
This region of Arthrobacter alpinus genomic DNA includes:
- a CDS encoding LysE family transporter, giving the protein MEFSLWLALVGAGAMISLTPGAGAINTMSNALTSGFRRSFWGILGQQLALVIHVIIVAAGVGILVSSSPFLFHLIRYAGAAYLVYLGIRKLLAKAEKADDGDAPPVVESGFSMFRRGLWVNLLNPKAIVFFLAFMPQFIRPNEPLLPQYVILTATVVVIDIIVMWFIFAAGAKQLKHLTTSERGQLTLNRIFGSLFVGVGVLLAVV
- a CDS encoding low molecular weight protein-tyrosine-phosphatase, whose protein sequence is MSNPYRIITVCTGNICRSPMAEFMLSAAAKAAGLDIEVDSAGTTAWELGNPMDPRAVHVLDRHGIRTTAHSARQFKPVFFAERDLILALDTDHFDFLRTLAPSPEAAAKVRMLRSFDPAASTASPQEQGIYDPWYGDEQDFQASWELISAAIPGVLAHATAHGTPRG
- the pabB gene encoding aminodeoxychorismate synthase component I, whose product is MADPGPTTHPVIIAIDGRSGAGKTTLALELATLLRRHRTVSLFHLEDIYPGWDGLDAGVQRYVSTVLDPLHRDLPAAWTAWDWESNKDGAACTTPTAEVVLVEGVGASHASALPFVDVVIWVQAPVQQRKQRALERDGETYVPFWDRWAAQEELLFAGWDAAAAADIVVDGCESVAAAPERVLSALTELPALESLLAPERARRRGLEFSAERVGAYPQGPELFAALYGRSPDAVWLDSSIADTLDGASRSFPPGRSRFSIMADGAGSFGRTASHKGGLTTVRAGAVLSRIRTPFFRWLETAWGRKAVRAPAHYPAEFTLGWLGYLGYELAAETGGANELADTAGPPTAALLFAGRAVVFDHQEKCLFLLTLTEAANQDTHEEAAYWIQEVLDALTSLPRLLAPSLPAAPIFTLHDTEARYKDMIAASLHQIHEGNSYEVCLTTQLSAKSAATVDAWESYRALRHKSPAPFAAFLRFGPLSVCSTSPERFLRIDSAGRMRAEPIKGTRRRDADPAVDAALEADLASSPKDRAENVMIVDLLRNDLSHFALPGTLTVPRLCAVESYATVHQLVSTVEAQLAPGSSRAQAVAAAFPAGSMTGAPKISTMAIIDALEAGPRGIYSGAIGYFSLNAALDLSVTIRTLVLYNADDDGTRLSLGVGGAITADSDAEAEWQEIQAKAYGVLSTLGSAFPNDGEQAM
- a CDS encoding DUF1211 domain-containing protein, with the translated sequence MYVGLYWNNHRHMIKLATDVSGGILWAAVPRSASHLSSTRRAAP